The genomic region GCATCGTCGGGAACGTCCTTGGTGATCACCGAGCCCGAGCCGATATAGGCGCCCTTGCCGATCGTCACCGGCGCGACCAGCGACGTATTGGTGCCGATGAAGGCGCCCTCGCCGATCAGCGTCTTGTGCTTGAGGAAGCCGTCATAGTTGCAGGTGATGGTGCCGGCACCGAGGTTGGAATTGGCACCGACATGGGCGTCGCCGACATAGGAGAGATGGTTGACCTTGACGCCGGCCTCCAGCCTCGAACCCTTGGTCTCGACGAAATTGCCGATCTTCACGCCGTCGCCGAGCGAAGTGCCGGGCCGCAGCCGCGCGTAGGGTCCGAGCTCCACCTTCTTGCCGATCGTAGCCTGAGTGATGTGCGAGAAGGAATGGATGACGGCGCCGTCGTCGATCGACACGCCGGGACCGATCACCACGAACGGCTCGATCGTGACGTCCTTGCCGAATTTGGTGTCGGCGGCGAGATAGACCGTCTCCGGTGCGATCAGGGTCACGCCGGCTTCGAGCGCCTGCTTGCGCAGCCGCGCCTGCATCACGGCCTCGGCCTCGGCGAGCTGCGCCTTGGTGTTGATGCCGCGCACTTCGTCTTCGCTGGTCTCGATCACGACGGCCTCCAGTCCGAGTTCCCTGACAATGCCGACGGCATCGGTCAGATAATATTCGCCCTTGGCATTGGCGTTGCCGATCTTCTCGATGATCGCGAGCGCCTTCTTGCCGTCGAACGCCATCACGCCGGCATTGCACAGCGTGATCTTGCGCTCTTCGGCGCTGGCATCGGCCTGCTCGCGGATCGCAACCAGCTTGCCGTTCTCGACCACCAGGCGACCGTAGCCGGTCGGGTCGGCGGCATGGAAGCCGAGCACCGCAAGCGCCGCGCCGTCGCGCAGCGGCGCGCGCATACGGGCAAAGGTCTCGGCCGAGATCAGCGGCGTGTCGCCGAATGCGATCAAGAGGTCGTCGGCGCCGCGGGCGATCGCCTCACGCGCCGCCAGCACCGCATGCGCGGTGCCGAGCCGTTCGCGCTGCACGAAGGTCTGCGCGTCGGGTCGCACCCGGCGTGCCTCGGCGGCGACCGCCTCATGGTCCGGACCGATCACGACCGCCAGCTGCGATCCCTCGCCGGAGGCCGCGGCGTTGAGCACATGCGCCAGCAGCGGCTGCCCGGCCACGGGGTGCAGCACCTTCGGCAGTGACGAGCGCATCCGCGTGCCCTCGCCGGCCGCAAGCACCACTGTCAGGCTCGTTCGCGCAGTCATTCGCAATCCTCAATGTCGCGCGCAGTTTCGCTGCGCAAAGCTTTCTTCGAGGCCGTCTTTAATTGTTTTCCCCGGCAGAAGAAACCGATTCGCCTCCGTGGCGCTCCGGATTCAAGTTCCCGGTCCATTTCCTGTTAATCTTTGCCTCGTGATTCGGCGGGCCTTGAGGAGGGCCAAGCGGGCTTTGGCCAAAGATCGCGACAATCTGGCGGCGGAATTCGACACCGAGAACACCACCGGCTTTTTGGCCGAGGAGGATGCTCTGGATCGCCGCATGCTGTGGCGGCTCGGCTCGTGGGGCGTTGCCGCGGTCGGCGCCGTCACCGTCGCGGTGATGGCCAACCAGTCGGCGTTGACGCTGCGGCGCGACCAGGTCGCCGCAGCGGACCTCGCGCGACAGGCCCAGCAGTTGCAGACGCTGGCAAAGGAGAGCCACAACGAGACACGCCGGCTGGCGTCCGCGATCGACACGCTCAACGGCGACCGCGACCGGCTGTATTCGCGCGTCACCACACTGGAGCAGGGCCTCGACTCCGTGACCGGCGCGATCGCCAGGCAGCGGCCGGCACCATCGCCCTTGGCAGCGGCGCCCTCGCCCGCAACCGCCAGTTCGTCGCCCGCCGCCTCCGCTCCAACCGTTGCCGCTGTCGCAACGACGCCGCCGGTCGCATTGGACAAGCCTGCGGCGATCGACAAGCTGGCCGCAGCGGGTGACAGCAAGGCGACTGGGCCGATCGAGAAGCCGGTTGCGGCGGCCGAAAAGCCGGCAACGGCCGACAAGAAACCGGCGCCCGCGGCCGCCAAGCCGCAGGCCGGCGCGGAGAAGTCGCCAGCCTCCGACAATTCGCCGCCGAATTCCGCCACGGCCGCATCGATCGCCAGTCCGATGAGCGCCGCGGCGGCCGTCGCCGAGGATGCCCCCGCTGCGCCGGCGCCAGTCGCGGACAAGCCGCTTGCCGACAAGCCGGTCCTGGCATCGCTCGATCCTGCGGCGAACAAGGCAACCGAATCGGTCAAGCCGCCGACCGCCAACGATGTCACCGCCGCACCGATCCCTCCGCTGGTGATCGCAGCGGATCCGGACGCCGAGGACGATGCGCCGCAGGCACAGATCCACCGCACCGAGTTCGGCGTCGATCTCGGCACCGCCAATTCGGTCAATGGACTGCGCGCGCTGTGGCGCGGCCTGTTGAAGTCGAAGGCCAATGCGCCGCTGGCGGCGCTGCGGCCGATCATCGTGATCAAGGAGAACAGCAACGGGCTCGGCATGCAGTTGCGCCTGGTGGCGGGACCGCTGAACGACGCCGGCACCGCCGCCAGGATCTGCGCGGGCCTCAGCCTGGTGCAGCGGACCTGCGAGACGGCGATCTATGACGGCCAGCGGCTGGCCCTTAACGAGCCGCCCGCCGGAGCCAAGCCGGCGCCGTCGCATCGGCGGGCCGTGCCGAAGCGCGCCGTCGCACCGCCGCCGCAACAGCAGCAGCCGGTCGCCGAGGACAAGAAACCGGAGCCGACCACGATCTCCTCGATGTTCCGGCGGAACAGCCAATAATCATGTCAGCCAAGGGATTGCGGCCGGATTTTCAACCGATTTCGATGCTCCGACCGAGCTTGTCCCGCAACCCGATCCCGACCATAGTGCCGCGATGACAAAACCTCCGTTCCGCCTCTCCCCCTATCAGGTCCAGTTCCTGATGGTCGTGGGCTTCGTCACCGTCGGCTACGCGCTCTACGTGCGCTATCTGGCAATCGAGTTCTCTCCCGTGGCGCTGGCCTGCGACGCCGGCACGCAGACCATGCTCTGTAAGGCGCGCGCGCTGTCGACCGTGCTGTTCAAGAACTCGGTGTTCGGAATCACTGCGCTGGTAATCGCGGTGCTCAACCTGACGCGGCCGTCGATCGTGCTGCTGACCGTCGGCTTGATCGCTGCGGGGCTCGGGATCGTGCTCTACAACGTCGTGCTGTCGGGACTTGCGATCGGGCTGTTCATCCTGGGTTTTGCGCGGCCCGCGCCCGCCACAGCGTAGCGGCAAGCAAAAGGTACATCGCGCAAGTCCAGTCCGACTGCCAGTTGATCGTACCCTCATTGTAGATCGTGTAGAGGGCGGCGATCGCCAACAGGCCGGCGAATACGGATTCCGCGAGCGGCCGGATGCCTTCCTTCGGGCGATTGAGCATGGTCAGCAGCGCGAATGGCACCGCCGCCATGGTCAGCGAGGCATACGGGAAATCGCGGTAGCGCGGATCGAAGGTGAAGCCGAGCGCGGTTTCGGCTGCGATCACGGTGGTCACCGCCAGCACAATCGCCAGCACCGCGCCGATCACGCCCTTGCCGCGATAGTCGCGCGGCCCGACCAGCTCCAGGAAGGTCGGCAGCGACCGCCCGGCGATCAGCGCATGCGCCGTCAGCAGCGGCGCGGCAATGCCCGCCGCGAGCAGCACGCCCCAATGCAGCCAGCCGCCGACGCCGTAGCTCTCATAATACATCTTGTCGCCGGCGATCCCGAGCAGCGCCCCCGCCGTCGTCGCCGAAATGGCGACCGCGATCCAGGCCGACGGCCGCGGCGTCCAGGGCCGGCGGCGCAGCGTCAACCAGGCCGCGAGGAAGGTGGCGACCGACAGCGCCATGCCGCCCGCCATCTGCAGCTTCCAGTCCGGATAGTTCGTGATAGCAACGCCGGGCGGATACTTCACCTGCCGCTTGATCGAATCGAACAGGCCCCAATTGCCGCCGACCGTGCCCTCGAGCTTGCGCTTCCAGGGCTGGTCATAGGCCTCGATCAGGTTGACGCGGAAACCTTCGCGCTTGGCGAGGTCGAGGATCTCCGACACCACCCGCGCCTGATTGGTGCGCGACGGCAACGCGCCTTCCCGCATCCGCCCCTGGCTCGGCCAGCCGGTCTCGCCGATCAGGATCTCCTTGCCCGGGAATGTCACCGCCATCCGCTTGCGGATATCGTCGACATGCGCGGCGGCGTACTTGGCCTTGACCGGGACGTCCTCCCAATACGGCAGGATGTGAATGGTGACGAAATCGACCGCGTCATAAATCTCGCGGTTCTTCACCCAATATTCCCAGACGTCGGCATAGGTGACAGGAAGATTGCCCGCCGCTGCCTTCACCGCGCGGATGTTGCCGGCAAGATCGGTGGCGGTCATCTCGCCGCGCAGCAGCACCTCGTTGCCGACGATCAGCGAAGTGACGACGCCAGGATACTGCTTGGCGAGCCGGACCGCGATCGCGATCTGCTGCAAATTCTTGAAGCGGTTGCTGCTGAGCCAGATGCCCTGCATCACCTTCAGCCCGACCTTGGCCGCAACACCGGGGACCTGGTCGAGGCCGTTCTCGATCGAATAGGTGCGCACGCAATCGGTGACCTTGGCGAGATCGGTCAGATCCTGCTCGATCTGCTCGATTGGAATCTGCGTGGTGGGATCCAGCGGCGTCTGCGCGCCGCGGAACGGCGTATAGGACACGCATTGCAGCTTTGCAGCGGGATCGATCGGCGCGCGCACGAGCGTAATCGGCGTGGCGAGCCACCACCACACGGATGCAATCACGGCGAGCGAGATCAGGAGAAGCGCCAGCGGCGTACGAAGCGAAATCGGTTCCATCCTCCGGGGGACCGTCGAATTAGCCGGTCACAGCCCATCTGCCAAGAGCGGGATTAGGTCAATACCATGGTTGTCCTGCGACAGTTTTGCGCTGGGTCGATAAAGTTGTGAGTTTGCTGGACAAAATACCAAATTCCAGTCATCAGATTTCGCCAGAGTCTCCGCCGCACTGGAGACCTATTTGGACGGCATCACGCGAGCCGTTAGGATGATCCCGCGGGGGCAGGAACATTATCGGGGAATACATGCGTCGACGGCTGCTTGAGTTGAAGAACACTGCTTTGCGCCACCTTGCCGTAACCGGCCTTGTCACAGGCCTTGCGCTCCTGACCGGGGCCGGCGGCGCTTTCGCCCAGAGCGGCACGCCCAATCCGACCGACCAGGCCAAGCAGCAGCCTGGACAGGCCGACGCGAACGCCAATGCGGCGCGGGAGGCCAACCAGCGCAAGGTCGAGGAATTCGTCGAGGCCCAGCAGGCCATCAACGGCCCGGCCGGCAACCCGGAATGCGTCTGGCTCGGCCGCCGCGTCGTCCGCCTGATGTGGAACGACGACCTCGACACCGCGTTCCGCCATCTCGACCTCTACGACCGGTTCGGCTGCCCCGGCGGCCACGTCCAGGCGGCGTTCCGCTGCCTGACCCGGTTCGGCGCCCAGATCGACGACAAGGTCCGCGGCAGCCTCGACGGCCGGATCCACGCCTGCTGGATCAACCCGGGCGCGCAGCCCCAGGCCGCGGCGGCCGCCGCGGCTCCGACCCCGGCGCCGGCGACGGCTGGCACCGCAGCACCCGCACCGGCAGCGTCGCCCTCGCCTGCACCGACCCCGTCGGCGTCACCGGCGCCGGCGTCGAAATAGCCGTATCCCGCGACCGGGTCCGGCCGCGATTTTTTTCGCGGCTGGAACGGCTTGCGCCCTTAAAACGCCATCGCGGCACACCAGTTGTTAAATCGGATGGCGGAGATATCTTTCCCTCCGCCGTCGTATTGGTCGAACCCAGGGGACGGGTTCGCTTAGTCCTCAATCTCAGGCCCCGTATGGTTTAACCGCGATGCGCGCCGTCGTCGCCGTCCTGTTGCTTGTCACCGCCGCCCACGCCGCCCTGTGGGGTCTCTTCCAGGAGAAGCAGTCGGCGCCCGATTTCCGTGGCACGCTGCCGAGCCTGTCCTACGCCCCGTTCGAGTCGGGTCATACGGTCGCCGACGTTGCCGCCGACACCGAGAAGGTGCGCACCGACCTGCGAAAACTGTCCACGCTCACCAAAGCGGTCCGCCTCTATTCGTCGACGGAAGGCAACGAGCTGGTGCCGCCGGTCGCCGCCGAGTTCGGCATGAAGGTCACGGTTGGCGCGTGGATCGACAAGGACGCCAACCGCAACAACCGCGAGATCGAAGCCGCGATCAACCTGGCCAAGCGCAACAGCAACGTCATCGGCATCGTGGTCGGCAACGAAACCGTGTTCCGCGGCGAACAGGTGCCGCTCGAAAACCTTGGCTCGGTTCCGGAGATCGGCGTGCCGCCCGAGGAGTCCGAGAGGATTCTTCGCGAGGAAGCGCAGCGTCTTCACGACGCGGAAATGCAGCCGGATGAAAACGGCAGCAGCGGCTTGAGCAAGCGCGCTGAAGCGATCAAGTGGGCAGTCGCCGAAAACAACGTGCACCGGCTGATCAAGGTGATCCAGCGGGTCAAGAAGTCGGTCAACGTTCCCGTCACCACCGGTGAAATCTGGAACATCTGGCGCGACCATCCGCAGCTCGCCAACTCGTCCGACTTCGTCGCCGCGCACGTGCTGCCCTATTGGGAAAACTTCACCGACAAGCAGGCGGTGGACCAGGCGGTCGACCGCTACAATTTGTTGCGCGACTCCTTCCCCGGCAAACGCATCCTGATCGCCGAATTCGGCTGGCCGAGCCAGGGCTACAATCTGCGCAGCGCCGTTCCCGGCCCGTTCCAGCAGGCCACCGTGCTGCGCAACTTCGTCACCCGCGCCGAAGCCATCGGCATGGACTACAACATCGTCGAGGCGATCGATCAGCCCTGGAAGTTCTTCGAAGGCGGCGTCGGACCCTACTGGGGCATCCTCAATGCCGACCGCGAGCCAAAGTTCGCCTGGACCGGTCCGGTCACCGATCCGAACTACTGGAAGATCGCGCTGGTCGCCGTGCTGGTCGGCCTGTTCATGTCGCTGCCGATCCTGCGGCTGGACCAGCCGACCGTGATGCAGGCGCTGCTGCTGTCGGCGGCCGCCAACGGTGTCGGCGCGTGGGTCGCGACCGTGTTCTCGTACTGGACCACGCACTACTTCGTCTGGGGTTCGGCCTTCGCGCTCAGCCTCGGCCTGGTGCTGCTGGTTCCGCTGGTCCTGATCGCGATGGCGCGGATCGAGGAGATCGCGGCGGTGGCGTTCGGCCGCGGCCCGCGCCGGCTGATCGGCAAGAGCGCGCCGCTTGCGCCCGCCACGATTGGCGAGAACGTGAAGTTTCCGAAGGTCTCGATCCACATCCCGGCCTATTTCGAGCCGGTCGAGATGCTGAAGCAGACCCTCGATGCGGTTTCGCGGCTCGACTATCCGAACTTCGAGTGCGTCTGCATCATCAACAACACGCCCGACCCCGAGTTCTGGCGGCCGATCCAGGATCACTGCCGGCTGCTCGGCGAGCGCTTCAAGTTCATCAATGCCGAGAAGGTGCAGGGCTTCAAGGCCGGCGCGCTGCGCATCGCGATGGACCGCACCGCGGCGGATGCCGAGATCATCGGCATCATCGACGCCGACTATGTCGTGCATCCGGACTGGCTGAAGGATCTCGTGCCGGCGTTCGCCGATCCGCGCGTTGGCCTGGTGCAGGCGCCGCAGGAGCATCGCGACGGCGATCGCTCGCTGATGCACTACATCATGAACGGAGAATATGCCGGGTTCTTCGACATCGGCATGGTCCAGCGCAACGAGTTCAACGCCATCATCGTGCACGGCACGATGTGCCTGATCCGCCGCGCCGCGATGGACAAGGCCGGCGGCTGGTCCAGCGACACGATCTGCGAGGATACCGATCTCGGCCTCTCGATCCAGCAGCAGGGCTGGCTCACGCACTACACCAATGTGCGTTACGGCGAAGGCCTGCTGCCCGACACCTATGAGGCCTTCAAGAAGCAGCGCCATCGCTGGGCCTATGGCGGCTTCCAGATCGTCAAGAAGCACTGGCGGCGCTTCCTGCCCGGCGCCAGCCGACTGACGCCCGATCAGCGCCGTGAGTTCTCGCTGGGCTGGCTCAACTGGCTCGGCGCTGAAAGCCTCGGCGTCGTGGTGGCGATCCTCAATTTGATCTGGGTGCCGATCGTCGCCTTCGCCGACATCGCGATCCCCGACAAGATTCTGACGCTGCCGATCATCGCCTCCTTCATCGTCTCGCTGGTGCATTTCGTCGCGCTCTACCGGCTGCGCGTGAACATCAAGGCCGGCCAGATGTTAGGAGCCATGATCGCGGCGATGAGCGTGCAGTGGACGGTGTCGCGCGCGGTGGCGCAGGGCCTGATCACCGAGCATCTTGCGTTCGCCCGCACCTCCAAGGGCGGCCTGTCGCGGATGTCGATCGAGTTCCAGGCGTTCTGGGAAGCCGTGATCGGCGTGTTGCTGCTGATCGGCGCCGTCGTGCTGGTCGTCACCAACGGCTACAAGCAGGTGCGCGAGATCTATATCTTTGCCGGCGTCCTGGTGTTGCAGAGCCTGCCATTCCTGGCGGCGGTCTCCATCGCGATCCTGGAGAATTCGCGGATCAACGAGTTCGCATTCTGGCGCAACAGCGCGATCCGCACCGCGGAACTGATCGGGTTGCGCCCGGTCAGCCTGCCCTCGGTCGCCGCCCCGTCGCAGCCGGTCGGCTCGGAAATCCGCCGCGACAACTAGCGGCGGATTTAGCCGACTTCAAGAAACGGCCCTAACCGCAGGCGCCGGAACGGCAAATCCGGCGCAGCGGTGCACAATTGACCGCCCCTCGGCTATTGACCCGATGGGCCCTGCCCCCTACACAGCGCGGGCTGGAGCACGATCCCGAGATGCGGGTTAACCCGCTGACGTCCGGATCCGCTGTTCAGGTGAGTGAGCGCGTAGCTCAGGCGGTAGAGCACGTGACTTTTAATCATGGGGTCGAGGGTTCGAGTCCCTCCGCGCTCACCAAATTCACAGTGTCCAGCCCGGCGACATGGGTAACAGGTCGTACCTAAGACATGGGTGACAACCTCGTGCCGAACGGGTTGTCGAGAGGTTGCAGGGTTTTCTGCTCCAGGTCGAAGTATCCAAGACCATCGTGCATGAAGCTTGCGAGCCAAATGCCGTCATCGACTTCCTTGATGCCGAGTTGTTGGCCGGCCAGCATGGTGGAGATGTTGATCCGCTTGCGGTGCAGGCAAAGCGCCCGACGCTTGATGGAGCTCGAGCCGATCCGGGGCGGCCCACGAGAGCGGACGTTCGCGCGGATGCTCCAGTCTGGGAAAGACCTGTTCGCCTGGGCTGTCCCATACATTCGGAGTACCTCATCTAGTGGAGCTAAAGCCACGAGCCCTTGGCGTTTCGCACGTCCCATTATCCATCGGGAATTTGCACTTTCTTCCTCGGGCTAGGCCGGCGCCGCCGCATGCATTTCAAGCGGACGGCGTCGGGCGTTCTCGCCATGCGGATGATTGACCAGGCGCCGAAAGAAGCTTGGGATAGCATCTGCCCGGCTCCTCCAAGATCGGGCGCCCATTCCAAGGCAAAGCCCCCCGAGGACGATCTGAAATGGAAACGGCCACGCTTCTATCGGTTCTCCGCGATCGGAACGTCAGAGTATGGGTCGAAGGGGACCGCCTTAAGTGCAGCGCCCCCGCTGGCGCGCTTGACGCAGAGTTACGCGCGACACTGGCCGACCGAAAACAAGAACTGCTCGCGTGGTTTCGGCAGGCGGAGACGCTGAAGAGCGGTCCGGCCGACTCCCTGCCGATCGAGCGCGAGGACGGGACAAGAGCGCTCCTGCCGACAGTTTCCAGGGAAGTTCCGCTGCCGATGATCCCGGCACAGCGTGAACGCATGAGCCGCTTCGTCAGGGAGCTCCGGAGTTGCGGTTACGACCTCGCAAGCTGTGCCGAACGTCTTGAGGTCCTTCCTCGCCTCGGCGTCAATTTCTGGCAAAGAATGCGAATGTCCTGGACTCCTCGGAAGAACGATCCGATCGACAATCTCATTACGCTCTTCATCGATGGCCAGCAGGTGAGCGCAGACGTGATCACGAAGCAGATTTCGTCGTTCTTTGTCGATGCGGCGCTCGAAATGAGATTGGCTGAAAAAAACGGTGACTTGTTGCAATCAAACTTCTGTTTGTTCCCGTGCTATGGGAAATACCTGGTCACCGATCAAGCCGAGAAGAACACCGCAATCAATCAAGTCATGTGGTTGTGGGGAGAGAGCTTTATGCTCGG from Bradyrhizobium elkanii USDA 76 harbors:
- the glmU gene encoding bifunctional UDP-N-acetylglucosamine diphosphorylase/glucosamine-1-phosphate N-acetyltransferase GlmU; the protein is MTARTSLTVVLAAGEGTRMRSSLPKVLHPVAGQPLLAHVLNAAASGEGSQLAVVIGPDHEAVAAEARRVRPDAQTFVQRERLGTAHAVLAAREAIARGADDLLIAFGDTPLISAETFARMRAPLRDGAALAVLGFHAADPTGYGRLVVENGKLVAIREQADASAEERKITLCNAGVMAFDGKKALAIIEKIGNANAKGEYYLTDAVGIVRELGLEAVVIETSEDEVRGINTKAQLAEAEAVMQARLRKQALEAGVTLIAPETVYLAADTKFGKDVTIEPFVVIGPGVSIDDGAVIHSFSHITQATIGKKVELGPYARLRPGTSLGDGVKIGNFVETKGSRLEAGVKVNHLSYVGDAHVGANSNLGAGTITCNYDGFLKHKTLIGEGAFIGTNTSLVAPVTIGKGAYIGSGSVITKDVPDDAMALERSEQSIREGGAARYRTAKLKEKAAKGK
- a CDS encoding glycosyltransferase; amino-acid sequence: MRAVVAVLLLVTAAHAALWGLFQEKQSAPDFRGTLPSLSYAPFESGHTVADVAADTEKVRTDLRKLSTLTKAVRLYSSTEGNELVPPVAAEFGMKVTVGAWIDKDANRNNREIEAAINLAKRNSNVIGIVVGNETVFRGEQVPLENLGSVPEIGVPPEESERILREEAQRLHDAEMQPDENGSSGLSKRAEAIKWAVAENNVHRLIKVIQRVKKSVNVPVTTGEIWNIWRDHPQLANSSDFVAAHVLPYWENFTDKQAVDQAVDRYNLLRDSFPGKRILIAEFGWPSQGYNLRSAVPGPFQQATVLRNFVTRAEAIGMDYNIVEAIDQPWKFFEGGVGPYWGILNADREPKFAWTGPVTDPNYWKIALVAVLVGLFMSLPILRLDQPTVMQALLLSAAANGVGAWVATVFSYWTTHYFVWGSAFALSLGLVLLVPLVLIAMARIEEIAAVAFGRGPRRLIGKSAPLAPATIGENVKFPKVSIHIPAYFEPVEMLKQTLDAVSRLDYPNFECVCIINNTPDPEFWRPIQDHCRLLGERFKFINAEKVQGFKAGALRIAMDRTAADAEIIGIIDADYVVHPDWLKDLVPAFADPRVGLVQAPQEHRDGDRSLMHYIMNGEYAGFFDIGMVQRNEFNAIIVHGTMCLIRRAAMDKAGGWSSDTICEDTDLGLSIQQQGWLTHYTNVRYGEGLLPDTYEAFKKQRHRWAYGGFQIVKKHWRRFLPGASRLTPDQRREFSLGWLNWLGAESLGVVVAILNLIWVPIVAFADIAIPDKILTLPIIASFIVSLVHFVALYRLRVNIKAGQMLGAMIAAMSVQWTVSRAVAQGLITEHLAFARTSKGGLSRMSIEFQAFWEAVIGVLLLIGAVVLVVTNGYKQVREIYIFAGVLVLQSLPFLAAVSIAILENSRINEFAFWRNSAIRTAELIGLRPVSLPSVAAPSQPVGSEIRRDN